In Aminobacterium sp. MB27-C1, a single genomic region encodes these proteins:
- the glyA gene encoding serine hydroxymethyltransferase, with product MFEKAWEELTKTDQAIADVITRERERQEHGIELIASENFVSPAVMCAMGSVLTNKYAEGYPAHRYYGGCHIVDEAENLARDRAKKLFGCDHVNVQPHSGSQANMAVYFTCLQPGDTILAMNLAHGGHLTHGSPVNFSGKLYNIIPYGVNKETETIDFAEVERLALEHHPKLIVCGASAYPREIDAEKFREIADKVGALLMFDIAHIAGLVAAGLHKDPVPFCDFVTTTTHKTLRGPRGGMIMCREQYAKDLDKSIFPGMQGGPLMHIIAAKAVAFEEALRPSFKEYQKKVIENAAVLAEELKQHNFHLVSGGTDNHLILINLTSRGVTGKAVEAALDKAGITANKNTVPFDTQSPFITSGVRIGTPAVTTRGFGVAEMKQIAKWIDDVVTNVENEKVLERIRSEVLELCGKYPLYAGL from the coding sequence ATGTTTGAAAAAGCATGGGAAGAACTTACAAAGACAGATCAAGCGATAGCCGATGTTATAACTAGGGAAAGAGAACGTCAGGAGCATGGTATAGAGTTAATAGCTTCGGAAAATTTTGTGTCCCCTGCAGTTATGTGCGCAATGGGATCTGTGTTGACAAACAAGTACGCGGAAGGATACCCTGCACATCGCTATTATGGTGGATGCCACATTGTCGATGAAGCAGAAAATCTTGCTCGGGATCGTGCCAAAAAACTTTTTGGCTGCGACCATGTTAACGTTCAGCCTCACTCTGGTTCCCAGGCAAATATGGCAGTTTACTTCACATGTTTGCAGCCTGGAGATACCATATTGGCCATGAATTTGGCTCATGGTGGGCACTTGACCCACGGTTCACCTGTTAATTTCTCTGGAAAGCTTTATAACATCATTCCCTATGGAGTAAATAAAGAGACAGAAACAATAGATTTTGCAGAGGTAGAACGCCTTGCCCTTGAACATCATCCGAAGCTTATCGTTTGTGGCGCTAGTGCTTATCCTCGCGAAATAGATGCGGAAAAGTTTCGAGAGATAGCCGACAAAGTTGGCGCTCTTCTCATGTTTGATATTGCTCATATAGCAGGCCTGGTCGCTGCTGGCCTTCATAAAGACCCAGTTCCTTTCTGTGATTTTGTAACGACTACAACGCACAAAACTCTGCGTGGTCCCCGCGGTGGAATGATCATGTGCAGAGAGCAATACGCCAAGGATCTTGATAAGAGTATCTTCCCCGGAATGCAGGGTGGTCCTCTTATGCATATCATTGCGGCGAAGGCAGTGGCTTTTGAAGAAGCTCTTCGTCCTTCATTTAAAGAGTATCAGAAGAAAGTTATAGAGAATGCCGCAGTTTTAGCAGAAGAATTGAAACAGCATAATTTCCATCTTGTTTCAGGAGGAACAGATAATCATCTGATCCTCATCAATCTTACAAGTCGTGGAGTAACAGGTAAGGCGGTAGAGGCTGCTCTTGATAAGGCGGGTATCACTGCCAATAAGAATACTGTTCCCTTCGATACTCAAAGCCCCTTCATTACAAGTGGCGTCAGAATTGGAACGCCAGCTGTTACAACGCGAGGATTCGGTGTAGCAGAAATGAAACAGATTGCAAAATGGATAGATGATGTTGTAACAAACGTAGAAAACGAAAAGGTGTTGGAAAGAATTCGCTCAGAAGTCCTTGAGCTCTGTGGAAAATATCCCCTCTACGCAGGGCTATAA
- a CDS encoding ABC transporter permease: protein MHSFVRRSLSFSLGVVYFTYVLAPIFLILVGSFGAKWFGTLLPEGFTWSWYKELFSQPMYIDALKRSLVVAFLTVIGNAFVCLPAVYAVHIIDKRWLRSLFNFTILLPIAIPPVVMGLGMIQAFNWPGFSLIGTWQILVVAHMVYTLPFMLRPLMANMDLINWKTLEEAGASLGADTMIMMRRVLVPNLLPGLVSGALMTFAMSLGEFQLSVMLTGSQSQTYPVVLYQAFYVSTGFACAATTVLAGLSLFSLFGVMGLGALFGKSGHKQTLLGS, encoded by the coding sequence TTGCATTCGTTTGTTCGTCGTTCGTTGTCTTTTTCATTAGGTGTTGTTTATTTTACATATGTTCTGGCTCCCATTTTTCTCATACTCGTTGGTTCTTTTGGAGCCAAATGGTTTGGAACGCTGCTTCCCGAAGGTTTTACGTGGTCATGGTATAAAGAACTTTTCTCTCAACCAATGTATATTGATGCCTTGAAGAGAAGCCTTGTTGTTGCCTTTTTAACAGTGATTGGAAATGCCTTTGTTTGCCTTCCCGCTGTTTATGCAGTGCACATTATAGATAAGCGATGGTTACGTTCTCTTTTCAACTTTACAATTCTTCTGCCCATTGCCATTCCTCCTGTAGTCATGGGATTGGGTATGATTCAGGCTTTCAACTGGCCAGGGTTTTCCCTTATCGGAACGTGGCAAATCTTGGTAGTAGCTCATATGGTCTATACCCTTCCCTTTATGCTTCGTCCGCTCATGGCAAATATGGATCTTATCAATTGGAAAACCTTAGAAGAAGCAGGGGCATCTCTTGGTGCCGATACCATGATAATGATGCGAAGGGTTCTGGTTCCTAATTTATTACCGGGCCTTGTTTCCGGAGCTCTTATGACTTTTGCTATGTCCCTTGGAGAATTTCAGCTTTCAGTAATGCTTACAGGATCTCAAAGTCAAACATACCCCGTAGTTTTATATCAGGCATTTTATGTAAGTACTGGTTTTGCTTGTGCAGCAACGACAGTTTTAGCCGGACTTTCACTCTTCTCCCTCTTCGGAGTTATGGGATTGGGAGCACTCTTTGGTAAATCAGGACACAAACAGACCCTTCTTGGGAGTTGA
- a CDS encoding TIGR00725 family protein — MRIVSVIGTSTADQAIWNNAYQVGRLLAEHNCVVVCGGRGGVMEAVCKGVAEKGGLSIGILPGDRSEANKWVTFPLSTCLGEARNTVVVSSGEVVISIGGAYGTLSEIGFALKMGRTVIALGTWQICDENGQPAPLLHAQTPEEAVAMALEKLKEERNENE; from the coding sequence ATGAGAATAGTTAGTGTAATCGGTACATCTACCGCAGATCAGGCTATTTGGAACAATGCGTATCAAGTAGGCCGGCTTCTTGCGGAGCATAACTGTGTAGTGGTTTGTGGAGGACGCGGTGGAGTTATGGAGGCCGTGTGTAAAGGAGTGGCCGAAAAAGGCGGACTTTCCATCGGGATTTTGCCGGGAGACCGTTCTGAAGCCAATAAATGGGTAACATTTCCTCTGTCTACATGTCTTGGTGAAGCTCGCAACACTGTTGTGGTTTCCTCTGGAGAAGTGGTTATCTCTATTGGAGGGGCCTATGGAACTCTGTCAGAGATAGGTTTTGCCCTCAAAATGGGGCGCACTGTAATTGCTCTCGGAACATGGCAGATTTGTGACGAAAATGGGCAGCCTGCACCATTACTTCATGCTCAAACGCCTGAAGAAGCCGTAGCTATGGCTTTAGAAAAACTTAAAGAAGAAAGGAACGAAAACGAGTGA
- a CDS encoding ABC transporter ATP-binding protein, translating into MSNVDLQHVVKRFGRFTAVNDISLSVEKAEFLSLLGPSGCGKTTTLRLIAGFLAPEEGHIFIGGEDKTNTGPRNRQVGLVFQNYALFPNLDVFENVAFGLRVRKVAASEIEKRVLELLEMVGLADKQRSFPRQLSGGQQQRVALARALAIRPDVLLLDEPLSALDAKVRNALRFEIKKIQRESAITTIYVTHDQEEALSISDRVAVMNKGKIEQVGTAWDIYAAPQSLFVADFVGVNNILSITSDGSGCGRWRDTEVRLACLNNRPSGEYKIMIRPERLKIAETIENNNVLTGVVEGRVFLGPLSRIAVAIGEERLLVDALNMQTTSVEMGSTIHLTFTPEDGHVLE; encoded by the coding sequence GTGAGTAATGTAGACCTTCAACACGTCGTAAAACGATTCGGTCGGTTTACGGCTGTAAACGATATATCATTGAGTGTTGAAAAAGCAGAATTTCTTTCTCTTCTCGGCCCTTCAGGCTGTGGAAAAACAACAACACTTAGACTTATTGCCGGTTTTCTTGCCCCTGAAGAAGGGCACATCTTTATCGGCGGAGAAGATAAGACGAATACAGGGCCCCGAAATCGTCAGGTTGGCCTCGTATTTCAGAATTATGCCCTTTTCCCCAACCTGGATGTTTTTGAGAATGTTGCCTTTGGACTTCGAGTTCGTAAAGTAGCTGCATCTGAAATAGAAAAAAGAGTATTGGAGCTCTTAGAGATGGTGGGGTTGGCTGACAAGCAGAGGTCTTTTCCTCGCCAACTTTCGGGCGGTCAACAACAGCGTGTAGCTTTGGCAAGAGCTTTGGCCATACGTCCGGATGTTCTCCTTTTAGACGAGCCTCTTTCCGCACTTGATGCAAAGGTAAGAAATGCCCTTCGTTTTGAGATTAAAAAAATACAGAGAGAGAGCGCAATCACGACAATTTACGTAACGCACGATCAGGAGGAAGCCCTTTCTATTTCAGACAGAGTCGCCGTTATGAACAAAGGGAAAATTGAGCAGGTAGGTACGGCTTGGGATATCTATGCAGCTCCTCAATCTCTCTTTGTGGCTGATTTTGTTGGGGTAAATAATATCTTAAGCATAACAAGCGATGGAAGTGGATGTGGACGCTGGAGAGACACGGAAGTGCGTTTGGCCTGTCTGAACAACCGTCCTTCAGGAGAGTATAAAATTATGATTCGTCCAGAGCGGTTGAAGATTGCAGAAACTATAGAAAATAATAACGTGCTTACTGGAGTTGTTGAAGGAAGAGTCTTTCTTGGCCCTCTTTCTCGTATTGCCGTGGCAATAGGCGAAGAACGCCTATTGGTTGATGCTCTTAACATGCAAACGACTTCTGTTGAAATGGGCTCAACCATTCATTTGACTTTTACTCCGGAAGATGGGCACGTTCTAGAATAA
- a CDS encoding extracellular solute-binding protein, producing MKKIAILALLVMALATFVGGAAFAFDQEMYAGEKELWEMAKQEKGLSSYDTGPTWANWKGLFDGFAARYGIKLVYNDLGSGATVVRLEKELNNPQADTAYYFMPFGALAKERGVTQAYKPVNFDKIPEILRDPEGNWFSIHKGTVVFVVNKRLVKEAPTSWKALLDPKFKKSIVYLDPRTAGIGYAIVIATAYSHGGSIENLDPGIDYLAELQKSNNVRMIEKTTPFDKFIKGEIPVWITYDWNGYRAKYIAGLGDDVEIVIPEEGTITSPYAISMAKGAPNPNSAKLWLNYILSDEGQQTFAKGYVRPIRDDVELPAEVVDKFLPASEYEKAKNVDWVAAQKVQKEAAQKWGSKVLGEN from the coding sequence ATGAAAAAAATAGCTATTCTAGCTCTTTTAGTAATGGCTTTAGCTACATTTGTTGGTGGGGCAGCATTTGCTTTTGACCAGGAAATGTATGCTGGAGAAAAGGAACTTTGGGAAATGGCAAAACAGGAAAAAGGTTTGAGCAGTTACGATACAGGGCCTACATGGGCTAACTGGAAGGGCCTTTTCGATGGTTTTGCAGCCCGTTATGGTATCAAACTTGTTTATAACGACCTGGGCAGTGGAGCTACTGTTGTTCGCCTTGAGAAAGAGCTTAATAACCCTCAGGCTGACACAGCGTATTACTTTATGCCTTTCGGTGCCCTTGCAAAGGAACGAGGCGTAACTCAGGCTTACAAACCAGTGAACTTCGATAAAATTCCTGAAATCCTTAGAGATCCCGAAGGAAACTGGTTCTCTATTCACAAAGGGACTGTAGTTTTCGTAGTCAACAAGAGATTGGTAAAAGAGGCCCCTACTTCATGGAAGGCTCTTCTTGATCCCAAATTTAAAAAATCCATCGTATATCTTGATCCTCGAACAGCTGGAATCGGATATGCAATCGTAATTGCTACAGCCTATTCTCATGGTGGATCTATAGAGAATCTTGACCCTGGTATCGACTATCTTGCCGAACTTCAAAAGAGCAATAATGTACGTATGATCGAGAAGACTACGCCCTTTGATAAGTTCATTAAGGGAGAAATTCCAGTATGGATTACCTACGACTGGAACGGATATCGTGCAAAATATATTGCCGGTCTTGGTGATGACGTAGAAATAGTGATTCCAGAAGAAGGAACAATTACATCTCCTTATGCCATAAGCATGGCCAAAGGTGCTCCCAATCCAAACAGTGCTAAATTGTGGCTGAACTACATTCTTTCTGACGAAGGCCAGCAGACCTTTGCCAAAGGATATGTACGTCCTATTCGTGACGACGTAGAGCTTCCTGCAGAAGTTGTAGATAAGTTCCTTCCTGCTTCTGAGTACGAGAAGGCGAAGAATGTAGACTGGGTTGCCGCTCAGAAAGTTCAGAAAGAAGCTGCCCAGAAATGGGGAAGCAAGGTTTTAGGCGAAAACTAG
- a CDS encoding ABC transporter permease subunit, with the protein MERRSTAFLFLMPLILLLGVFLIYPLVLVFGESVTVDGGFSLANYLLIFTKKLYRESLGTSLMLSLSTAVLGTVIGLPLSYVVYKSKGRLHRFLMALTAVPLTFSGLVIGFMFIILLGTSGFITMIFSRLFGINALEFSAFLFTWRGLVVAYLYFLIPRMILTMTAAWSNANWSLIEAAVNLGASRATILFKVLLPMLGPAIFAGSSLLFAVSMGAFGTAFALTGTGVKILPLVIYTHVSEVSVDIGRADAIAVVLAVVTTLVIMLYERFFAAKER; encoded by the coding sequence GTGGAACGACGAAGCACAGCTTTTTTATTTCTGATGCCCCTTATTCTTTTGTTGGGGGTGTTTCTTATATATCCGCTTGTCTTGGTTTTTGGAGAAAGTGTGACTGTGGATGGAGGTTTCTCTCTTGCCAATTATCTTTTGATTTTTACGAAAAAACTTTATAGAGAATCTCTGGGAACAAGCCTTATGCTTTCTCTTTCTACTGCTGTGTTAGGTACTGTTATCGGACTACCTCTTTCATACGTTGTTTATAAGAGCAAAGGGAGACTTCATCGTTTTCTTATGGCTCTTACAGCTGTTCCTCTTACCTTCAGTGGCCTCGTTATTGGTTTCATGTTTATTATCCTTTTAGGAACGAGCGGCTTCATTACCATGATATTCAGTCGTCTTTTTGGAATTAATGCTTTAGAATTTTCAGCCTTTCTCTTCACATGGCGAGGTCTTGTTGTTGCGTATCTCTACTTTTTGATCCCTCGAATGATTCTTACCATGACAGCTGCATGGAGTAACGCAAACTGGAGCCTTATTGAAGCTGCGGTGAATTTAGGTGCTTCACGTGCCACTATCCTGTTTAAAGTTCTTCTGCCCATGTTGGGGCCAGCAATATTTGCAGGTTCGTCTCTTCTTTTCGCGGTAAGTATGGGAGCTTTTGGTACAGCTTTTGCTCTTACGGGAACAGGAGTTAAAATACTTCCTCTTGTTATTTATACTCACGTTTCAGAAGTTTCTGTAGATATTGGGCGGGCTGACGCCATAGCCGTTGTTCTTGCCGTGGTAACCACTCTGGTTATCATGCTTTACGAGCGCTTTTTTGCCGCCAAGGAAAGATAG
- the rfbD gene encoding dTDP-4-dehydrorhamnose reductase, producing the protein MKFFITGGGGQLAFAFQRLFKEEDLPFTIYSRQELDITDISRVRRRIHEDQPNVIINCAAWNDIDGAEQNWRDAYLVNAIGPKNLAIAAEEQNIPLVTFSSDYVFNGKSVRSWTIADTPDPINVYGRTKLLGEDFVKNHIHRFLIVRISWLFGPEGKEESNFLKQVLRLSREQNELKVVSDQISSPTYAPDLAERVMDLLSLRAWGVYHLSCSGRCSKYDWASFALKELGVTKNIYQVQSDEFRPIAQRPSMSALDPFPLDTLGIYMPRWEDATLRFLKSIGQKNGDIDDA; encoded by the coding sequence ATGAAGTTTTTTATAACGGGAGGTGGCGGCCAGTTAGCTTTTGCCTTTCAGCGTCTTTTTAAGGAAGAAGACCTGCCTTTCACCATCTATTCCCGTCAGGAACTAGATATAACGGATATTTCCAGAGTTCGGCGACGAATACATGAAGATCAGCCCAATGTAATCATAAATTGCGCAGCCTGGAACGATATAGATGGGGCAGAACAGAACTGGCGAGATGCGTATCTTGTTAATGCTATTGGCCCTAAAAATTTAGCTATAGCAGCAGAAGAACAGAACATTCCCCTTGTGACATTCAGTTCAGATTATGTTTTTAATGGAAAAAGCGTACGTTCATGGACCATTGCTGACACTCCCGATCCAATTAACGTCTATGGCCGAACAAAGCTTCTGGGTGAAGATTTTGTTAAAAATCACATCCATCGATTTCTTATTGTACGAATAAGCTGGCTTTTTGGTCCTGAGGGAAAAGAAGAGTCGAACTTTTTGAAACAGGTTTTGCGATTGAGTCGGGAACAAAACGAATTGAAAGTTGTATCAGATCAGATATCAAGCCCGACATATGCTCCAGACCTTGCTGAAAGAGTGATGGATCTCTTATCTCTTCGTGCATGGGGAGTCTACCATCTTTCGTGTAGTGGGCGATGCAGCAAATATGATTGGGCTTCTTTTGCGCTGAAAGAGCTTGGTGTGACAAAGAATATATATCAGGTCCAGAGCGATGAGTTCAGACCCATTGCGCAAAGGCCCTCTATGAGCGCTCTTGATCCTTTCCCTCTCGATACATTAGGTATATACATGCCTCGCTGGGAAGATGCAACATTGCGTTTTCTCAAGTCTATTGGACAGAAAAATGGTGATATTGACGATGCTTAA
- a CDS encoding ribonuclease HI family protein: MLKGHFDGASRGNPGDAGAGALLYDENNHIIWQQKLYLGSKTNNEAEYEALLMLLREIDNRGFQRVTIRGDSRLVVCQMNKEWKINSLHLKELWQRAQELSRGKNLSYEWVPRNENSDADRLSNEAIDDHYGAKKMETIEFVEVVDKVETGRNRSVEFDLSLLEQITDTLFIAHGTEDYAVDILHRACTCPAFVHRRRCKHLDAALKKKSQEMNMK, translated from the coding sequence ATGCTTAAAGGTCATTTTGATGGTGCATCACGGGGCAATCCTGGCGATGCAGGGGCAGGGGCCCTTTTATACGACGAAAATAATCATATTATCTGGCAACAAAAGCTCTATCTTGGCTCCAAAACCAACAATGAAGCCGAATATGAAGCTCTTCTTATGTTGCTTCGGGAAATTGATAATAGGGGATTTCAGCGTGTTACTATCCGAGGGGATAGTCGTCTTGTTGTTTGCCAAATGAATAAGGAATGGAAGATTAATAGCCTTCATCTTAAAGAACTCTGGCAGAGGGCCCAAGAGTTGTCGCGTGGAAAAAATCTTTCTTATGAATGGGTTCCGAGAAATGAAAATAGTGACGCTGACAGACTCTCAAACGAGGCGATAGACGACCACTACGGTGCGAAGAAGATGGAAACAATAGAATTTGTAGAAGTGGTTGATAAGGTAGAAACAGGGCGAAATCGAAGTGTTGAATTTGACCTTTCCCTCCTTGAGCAGATTACTGACACTCTTTTCATCGCTCATGGTACAGAAGATTATGCCGTAGATATTCTTCATAGGGCGTGTACGTGTCCTGCTTTTGTGCATCGCAGACGATGTAAGCATTTGGATGCAGCATTGAAAAAGAAGTCGCAGGAGATGAACATGAAGTGA